Proteins found in one Bremerella volcania genomic segment:
- a CDS encoding glycosyltransferase family 2 protein: protein MNTTLSIVVPCYNESKNLDRLVSAFRDAIGSRKDIELVLVDNGSKDDTPQVMADLLDRPENAFARSVLVDVNQGYGYGILFGLRKSRGEYLAWTHADLQTPPEDVIRALDRLMQMPNPKHALVRGNRKGRPMFDQFFTSAMGWVASAALGGSYFDVNAQPKVFHHSLMQHMDEAPYDFTLDLYILYVASERKMDVELVDVRFDLRTEGESKGGGTLLGKYRLCKRTFGQIWKLRKSLKQSQRPFSTQHEEAEAPVDKRSAA from the coding sequence TTGAATACCACACTTTCCATCGTCGTCCCGTGTTACAACGAATCGAAGAATCTGGACCGACTGGTCTCGGCGTTTCGCGACGCGATCGGCAGTCGAAAGGATATCGAACTGGTGCTGGTCGATAACGGCTCGAAGGACGACACACCCCAAGTCATGGCCGATCTGCTAGATCGTCCGGAGAACGCGTTTGCCCGCTCGGTTTTGGTCGACGTCAATCAAGGCTACGGCTACGGGATTCTGTTCGGCCTCCGCAAGAGCCGAGGCGAGTACCTGGCCTGGACGCATGCCGATCTGCAAACTCCCCCAGAGGACGTCATCCGGGCATTGGATCGCCTCATGCAGATGCCCAATCCCAAACACGCGTTGGTCCGCGGCAACCGCAAAGGTCGCCCGATGTTTGATCAATTCTTTACCTCAGCCATGGGCTGGGTCGCATCGGCGGCGCTGGGGGGTTCGTACTTTGACGTCAACGCCCAGCCCAAAGTGTTCCATCACTCGCTGATGCAGCACATGGACGAGGCACCGTATGACTTTACGCTGGACTTGTACATCCTGTACGTGGCAAGCGAACGGAAGATGGATGTCGAGCTGGTCGACGTCCGGTTCGACCTGCGTACCGAAGGGGAATCCAAGGGAGGCGGAACGCTTCTTGGCAAATATCGCCTATGCAAGCGCACCTTTGGTCAGATCTGGAAACTGCGAAAATCGCTCAAGCAATCGCAGCGTCCGTTTTCGACCCAACACGAGGAAGCAGAAGCACCGGTAGACAAACGATCTGCCGCTTGA
- a CDS encoding phosphatidylinositol-specific phospholipase C/glycerophosphodiester phosphodiesterase family protein: MLYIAHRINTRQQLADVPTEYGVELDLRDHGDDLILQHDPFQGGERFEDYLADYRHGLMILNIKSERIEHRVLEMIQGTVDDYFFLDSSYPMIRTLCRQGESKIAVRFSEYEPIESAMALAGDVQWAWIDCFTKMPLTDETYDQLKAHFKLCIVSPELQGRSVETIADYAQALSPYSVDAICTKRPDLWQAALSS; encoded by the coding sequence ATGCTATACATCGCTCATCGTATCAACACACGCCAGCAGTTGGCCGATGTACCAACCGAATACGGGGTCGAACTCGATTTGCGAGATCATGGCGACGACCTGATTCTCCAGCATGATCCTTTCCAAGGGGGCGAGCGATTTGAGGATTACCTGGCCGACTACCGTCACGGACTGATGATCCTGAACATCAAGAGCGAACGCATCGAGCATCGCGTGCTGGAAATGATTCAAGGGACGGTCGACGACTACTTTTTTCTCGACAGCAGCTACCCCATGATCCGCACTCTCTGCCGACAGGGAGAAAGCAAGATTGCGGTTCGCTTCTCCGAGTATGAACCGATCGAGTCCGCCATGGCCTTGGCAGGCGACGTCCAGTGGGCCTGGATCGATTGCTTCACCAAGATGCCGTTGACCGACGAAACGTACGACCAACTCAAGGCTCATTTCAAGCTGTGCATCGTTTCACCAGAACTTCAAGGAAGAAGCGTCGAAACGATCGCCGACTATGCCCAAGCCCTCTCTCCCTATTCGGTCGACGCCATTTGCACCAAGCGGCCGGATCTCTGGCAAGCGGCTTTGTCTTCCTGA
- a CDS encoding GtrA family protein, with translation MPNNSNENSPPKVSRQILRFLVIGGSSVAIDGICYALITTWSGISPDVAKGISYVCGMLFGFWGNKVWTFESTKRSVSEPIFYVLIYACTLGLNVGINRAVLLLAGDEFRLLGFFLATGTTTVANFVGMKFLAFREQLPADSTTSAPSSEPPEVAIPVSDRRAA, from the coding sequence TTGCCCAACAACAGCAACGAAAACTCGCCGCCTAAGGTATCGCGTCAGATACTCCGCTTTCTCGTGATTGGCGGAAGCTCGGTCGCGATCGACGGAATCTGCTACGCGCTGATCACCACGTGGTCCGGTATTTCCCCTGACGTCGCCAAGGGAATCTCGTACGTTTGCGGAATGCTATTTGGCTTCTGGGGTAACAAAGTGTGGACTTTCGAGTCGACGAAGCGATCGGTCAGCGAACCGATTTTCTACGTTCTTATCTACGCCTGCACGCTTGGCTTGAACGTGGGAATCAACCGTGCCGTGCTTCTGCTGGCTGGAGATGAATTCCGCTTGTTGGGCTTCTTCCTGGCAACCGGAACGACCACGGTCGCCAACTTTGTAGGCATGAAGTTCCTGGCATTTCGTGAACAGTTGCCCGCAGACTCCACCACGTCGGCTCCTTCTAGCGAACCTCCAGAAGTCGCAATTCCTGTTTCCGACCGCCGAGCAGCCTAG
- a CDS encoding NTP transferase domain-containing protein, whose amino-acid sequence MNIIVPMAGAGSRFSSAGYTLPKPLIPVDGLPMVVRAIGDLPSAERIIFLVHRDHVAEHQIDQVLRSHFSDCEIVVVPGLTEGQACTVRLAAEAFSEDTDVLVAACDNTHVYDEEVFIEKATSGQWDGLIWTYRGDNRVLPKPTSYGWVATDQEDQQVTHVSCKKPISEHLLSDHVVSGFFWFQSAYQLFDAIDALVASDERINNEFYLDVVPNRMISTGNRFDTFEVEKYIGWGTPEELRDYQRWEKYFAQQQQRKLAA is encoded by the coding sequence ATGAATATCATTGTCCCCATGGCAGGTGCCGGATCACGGTTTTCCTCCGCTGGTTACACGCTACCGAAACCGTTGATTCCGGTAGACGGACTTCCCATGGTGGTTCGCGCCATTGGTGACCTGCCGTCGGCGGAACGAATCATTTTTTTGGTGCATCGCGATCACGTGGCCGAGCATCAGATCGACCAGGTACTACGCAGCCATTTCTCCGATTGTGAGATCGTTGTCGTCCCTGGCCTGACCGAGGGACAGGCCTGTACGGTTCGACTGGCAGCGGAGGCCTTCTCCGAGGATACGGACGTTCTTGTCGCGGCGTGCGACAACACCCACGTGTACGACGAAGAGGTTTTCATCGAGAAAGCGACGTCTGGGCAATGGGACGGTCTGATCTGGACGTATCGTGGTGACAATCGAGTCTTGCCCAAACCGACTAGCTACGGCTGGGTAGCAACCGATCAAGAGGATCAACAAGTCACCCATGTCTCTTGCAAGAAGCCGATCTCGGAACACTTATTGAGTGACCACGTCGTGAGTGGGTTCTTCTGGTTTCAATCGGCCTATCAACTCTTCGATGCCATCGATGCCTTGGTCGCTTCGGACGAGCGGATCAACAACGAGTTCTATCTGGACGTCGTCCCCAATAGGATGATTTCCACAGGCAACCGCTTTGACACCTTTGAAGTCGAAAAATACATCGGCTGGGGAACCCCGGAAGAGTTGCGGGATTACCAGCGCTGGGAGAAATACTTTGCCCAACAACAGCAACGAAAACTCGCCGCCTAA
- a CDS encoding histidine phosphatase family protein: MSENQAVKPQLYDRDASFDLHALPPMKREIVHALHSVADSIPWVLSATLTGSFLNSDDLSGVSDIDYIVIVDQLHRERFESLQATFQKQLEPVVQAHGWKLRINPTLGPLKFNDEQTAVLHLMLYSREAHVKHVIESPFTCFDWQLSPVNHRASMADIYPAFALQPRHFVSARRSITDYLNDYRARVVSYRELVCNDVSYEERKQLKPMTVRDQHEFAYHIIRFLMKNLVKLLTRSNRDLPSDELQANFFRYFPAEESPIRAFFSELSLRKHGQQFDPPVENLDERLESFAATFEQQFRSTFHSHATRHVVFRHAPTPQNYAEDGSVRFLGRSNPEILPPDSAAISSLSDAISSLDAPLFFSSPQTRCRQSLASIDPSVVFETDDRLQEINYGACEGMTVQAARNSHPALFQAWQQGHDPRFPGGECTEDVFQRGLKAMTDIWDKSPTDTVTCTHNVVLRCLVGNALGVPRSQCYRLKIPHLAPITFIRTPEHGVYLDLTPEVERQIFQSFSDSMR; this comes from the coding sequence ATGTCTGAAAACCAAGCAGTCAAACCGCAACTTTACGATCGCGACGCCTCGTTTGATCTGCATGCACTGCCTCCGATGAAACGTGAGATCGTTCATGCCCTGCACTCGGTGGCGGACTCTATCCCATGGGTACTTTCGGCCACACTGACAGGCAGCTTCCTCAACAGCGACGATCTTTCCGGCGTGAGCGATATCGACTACATCGTCATTGTCGATCAACTTCACCGAGAACGCTTTGAAAGCCTGCAGGCCACTTTTCAGAAGCAACTTGAGCCCGTTGTCCAGGCCCACGGTTGGAAGCTTCGCATCAATCCAACGCTTGGGCCACTGAAGTTCAACGACGAACAGACAGCCGTCCTGCACTTAATGCTTTACTCGCGAGAAGCCCACGTAAAGCACGTGATCGAAAGTCCCTTTACCTGTTTCGACTGGCAGCTTTCGCCCGTGAATCACCGGGCATCGATGGCAGACATCTACCCAGCATTTGCCCTCCAACCGCGTCATTTCGTCAGTGCCCGTCGCAGCATTACCGACTACCTGAATGACTATCGAGCCCGCGTCGTTTCTTACCGAGAACTTGTCTGCAATGACGTCTCGTACGAAGAACGCAAGCAGCTCAAGCCGATGACCGTTCGCGACCAACATGAATTCGCGTATCACATCATCCGGTTCCTCATGAAAAACCTGGTCAAGTTGCTGACGCGGTCGAATCGTGACCTGCCAAGCGATGAGCTTCAGGCCAACTTCTTCCGCTACTTCCCGGCCGAAGAATCACCCATTCGAGCATTCTTCAGCGAACTGTCGCTTCGAAAACACGGACAACAATTTGATCCGCCGGTTGAAAACCTGGACGAACGCCTGGAGTCGTTCGCGGCAACATTCGAGCAACAATTTCGTTCAACCTTTCACTCCCATGCGACTCGGCACGTTGTCTTTCGTCACGCTCCGACACCTCAGAACTATGCCGAGGATGGCTCGGTTCGATTCTTGGGACGCAGCAATCCTGAAATTCTTCCGCCCGATTCGGCGGCTATCAGTAGCCTGAGCGACGCCATTTCGTCCCTGGATGCCCCTCTCTTCTTCTCTTCTCCCCAGACTCGGTGCCGGCAATCACTGGCATCGATTGATCCTTCGGTCGTGTTTGAAACCGACGATCGTTTGCAGGAAATCAACTACGGGGCCTGCGAAGGCATGACTGTTCAAGCGGCGCGTAATTCTCACCCTGCTTTGTTTCAGGCATGGCAACAAGGACACGACCCTCGCTTTCCAGGAGGGGAATGCACCGAGGACGTCTTTCAGCGTGGCTTGAAGGCGATGACGGATATCTGGGATAAAAGTCCAACCGATACCGTTACCTGCACGCACAATGTGGTCTTGCGCTGCCTGGTGGGCAATGCGTTGGGCGTACCGCGCTCGCAGTGCTATCGCCTGAAGATTCCTCACTTGGCTCCGATCACCTTCATCCGTACACCAGAGCACGGCGTCTACCTCGATCTAACCCCCGAGGTCGAGCGTCAGATCTTCCAATCCTTTTCCGACTCCATGAGATAA
- a CDS encoding 2'-5' RNA ligase family protein: MTSIVTDFISVDPSPEFSRTINAYKQTVRDLVGNQIFLNEPPHMTAYLARFVAGTDLSQSVVRLAESIPAPTLRTTGWHVFDADPMTGNRTLVVNFDEPSQSLLRSIQEQIGSSLQGLYDPAATKQRYAEAWQHFAPEQRKAVETVGFPFWGAGWHPHFTIASISPLDWPTVADKLLPSPPSGEIVCPSLSQYRVIDGESHLIFSSDLR; the protein is encoded by the coding sequence ATGACCTCGATTGTCACCGATTTCATCTCGGTTGATCCTTCGCCAGAATTCAGCCGAACGATCAATGCGTACAAACAGACGGTGCGCGATCTGGTAGGCAACCAGATCTTTCTGAACGAGCCTCCCCATATGACGGCATACCTGGCTCGTTTTGTCGCAGGGACAGACCTTTCCCAATCCGTCGTTAGGCTGGCCGAATCGATTCCGGCCCCCACTCTTCGCACAACCGGCTGGCATGTGTTTGACGCGGATCCCATGACAGGCAACCGTACCTTGGTCGTCAACTTTGACGAACCTTCGCAAAGTCTATTGCGATCCATCCAGGAACAAATCGGATCGTCGCTGCAAGGACTCTACGATCCTGCGGCGACGAAGCAGCGCTATGCCGAAGCATGGCAACATTTCGCACCTGAGCAGCGCAAGGCTGTCGAGACCGTCGGTTTCCCATTTTGGGGTGCTGGCTGGCACCCTCATTTCACGATTGCATCGATCAGTCCATTGGACTGGCCCACGGTTGCTGACAAGTTATTGCCGTCTCCTCCCTCTGGTGAAATTGTCTGCCCAAGCTTGTCGCAATACCGCGTCATCGATGGCGAATCTCATCTTATTTTCTCGTCTGACCTTCGGTGA
- a CDS encoding L-ribulose-5-phosphate 4-epimerase: MNLTKLREEVCYANKMLPQTGLVTMHSGNASGLDRESGSLVIKPSGIDYDTLKPEMLVEVDLESGEVVSGDLRPSVDLPHHLALYRNMPEVNGIIHTHSNYASSFAAVHSSIPLCLTAIADEFGGEIPCAPFADCDDHSIGNAILKHRGKAPAILLANHGVFAWGPSPKAALKAAVMTEDVAKTVFLAKQLGEVKILSFEAAAKYHDRYQNRYGQKKAA, from the coding sequence ATGAATCTTACAAAACTTCGGGAAGAAGTTTGTTACGCCAACAAGATGCTTCCCCAAACCGGTCTCGTGACGATGCATTCGGGCAATGCTAGCGGTCTCGATCGTGAGTCAGGAAGTTTGGTGATCAAGCCCTCCGGGATCGACTACGATACGCTGAAACCAGAAATGCTGGTTGAAGTCGACCTGGAAAGTGGTGAAGTCGTTTCCGGTGATCTTCGTCCCAGCGTCGACCTCCCTCATCACCTGGCGCTCTATCGCAATATGCCAGAGGTGAACGGCATCATTCACACGCATAGCAACTATGCCAGTTCGTTCGCTGCCGTTCATTCGAGCATCCCCTTGTGCTTGACGGCGATCGCGGATGAATTTGGGGGCGAGATCCCTTGTGCTCCATTTGCCGATTGCGACGATCACTCGATCGGAAACGCCATCCTCAAACACCGAGGTAAAGCGCCAGCAATCCTGTTAGCCAATCATGGCGTCTTTGCCTGGGGCCCCAGCCCGAAAGCGGCTCTCAAAGCAGCCGTGATGACCGAAGACGTCGCCAAGACGGTCTTCCTGGCCAAGCAACTGGGCGAAGTGAAGATCCTCTCCTTCGAGGCCGCAGCAAAGTACCACGATCGTTATCAAAATCGCTACGGGCAAAAGAAGGCCGCCTAA
- a CDS encoding GtrA family protein, giving the protein MGSPINVLNWLRRQTILSHWYRFRYLIGFILIGMASICLELVLMNTIMPESWPRLGRASAALVFGIVFGYVLNAKLNFQVAPKYLLSTFTKYSVVSVLSFGLNMTVISFIEASTDTLYWELRLATAAALFSFAYTLHRYFTFDQARNLGVAVYAASDEDVGAIFESVGDSCDHIHVDLVDETMGDNPAPVNVFKLQEARKYWPHRQVALHLMTRQPSRWLDRVWNEVDWVLLHLEIEEDLNKLIFQCRQHGKKVGIVWRVGNDPADLLPFLNHVDFIMVLGIAKPGQSGQKICQEAIDLVAALNTMRTKYNFELMFDGGVNSSTISQIEAKYVVSASAILRAENPILAVDEIRRRVQYPTKVAA; this is encoded by the coding sequence ATGGGATCTCCAATCAACGTTCTCAATTGGCTTCGTCGTCAAACGATTCTTTCGCACTGGTATCGATTTCGATACCTGATTGGGTTCATCCTAATTGGGATGGCATCCATCTGCCTGGAACTGGTTTTGATGAATACGATCATGCCGGAGAGTTGGCCGCGGCTTGGCCGAGCCTCGGCGGCGCTCGTGTTCGGCATCGTTTTTGGCTATGTCCTCAACGCGAAGCTCAACTTTCAGGTCGCCCCCAAGTATTTGCTGAGCACGTTCACCAAGTATTCGGTCGTATCGGTGCTGTCATTTGGGCTCAATATGACCGTCATTTCGTTTATCGAGGCCTCGACGGATACGCTTTACTGGGAGCTACGATTGGCCACGGCCGCAGCCCTGTTTTCTTTCGCCTACACGCTGCATCGCTATTTCACGTTCGATCAGGCGCGCAACCTGGGGGTTGCCGTGTACGCGGCTTCCGATGAAGACGTAGGGGCGATTTTTGAATCGGTTGGTGACAGCTGCGATCATATCCACGTCGACCTGGTCGATGAAACCATGGGGGATAACCCGGCACCAGTCAATGTTTTCAAACTTCAGGAAGCTCGCAAGTATTGGCCCCACCGACAAGTGGCGCTGCACCTGATGACACGCCAGCCATCGCGGTGGCTGGATCGCGTATGGAACGAAGTAGATTGGGTTCTCTTGCATCTGGAAATCGAAGAAGACCTGAACAAATTGATCTTCCAGTGCCGCCAACATGGTAAGAAAGTGGGTATCGTCTGGCGAGTCGGAAATGATCCGGCCGATTTATTGCCCTTCTTAAATCACGTCGATTTCATTATGGTTTTGGGAATTGCCAAGCCAGGGCAATCAGGTCAAAAGATTTGCCAGGAAGCAATCGACCTCGTTGCCGCTTTGAACACAATGCGCACCAAATACAACTTCGAGTTAATGTTTGATGGAGGAGTGAACTCTTCGACCATCTCGCAAATCGAAGCGAAATATGTCGTATCCGCATCGGCCATTCTGCGTGCAGAGAACCCGATTTTAGCTGTCGACGAAATCCGACGACGCGTTCAATACCCTACCAAAGTGGCGGCTTAG
- a CDS encoding DUF1552 domain-containing protein: protein MLTRRTMLQAVATGAGAALGLPLTAQRLVASTPENTTPKRIIFFMQNQGFDPATCIPKGIHNSGSLANAELPEPIRPLEAYKDRLHIINGLHGVHTSPSHSAFFGALGGYRGGDGVPPSAATIDYELSKALPQTLLPHLCIGMDSIENMTTKPTLATLSASGAGQPIFMHSNPNHLYQMLYGSIATGDIRLQHEARSNVFNQIEGLAAAKGESLPTVDGQRYQQFVNGFQDINGLRERLDTVSDHLKKFAPEVDERYTNPEFETDWHDVLLDLGISALTSGITNTLTIGSGRGEIFGAWKGLGIEQQGHNLGHMKQPDNPIWIKIRQYNSRMLVKIVESLESVPEGSGTMMDNTLIVYTSNNADSQHTRGDNWPVMLLGNFDGAFKTGCFTQIDGNRPINALYTTLLRAAGVTCDRFNMDGKLAKKFDSGNGPLKELLA, encoded by the coding sequence ATGCTTACTCGTAGAACCATGCTGCAAGCAGTCGCGACTGGTGCCGGCGCCGCACTGGGGCTTCCTCTGACGGCCCAGCGTCTGGTTGCATCGACGCCAGAAAACACCACGCCGAAGCGTATCATCTTCTTCATGCAGAATCAGGGCTTCGACCCGGCAACCTGTATTCCCAAAGGAATCCACAACAGTGGTTCGTTGGCCAATGCAGAATTGCCGGAGCCGATTCGTCCGCTAGAGGCATACAAGGATCGCCTGCACATTATCAATGGTCTGCATGGCGTGCATACCAGCCCTTCGCATAGTGCGTTTTTTGGCGCGTTGGGCGGCTACCGCGGGGGGGACGGCGTTCCGCCGAGCGCCGCGACGATTGACTACGAGTTGAGCAAGGCCTTGCCGCAGACGCTTCTGCCGCATTTATGCATTGGCATGGACTCGATCGAAAACATGACGACCAAGCCGACGTTGGCCACTCTCTCTGCAAGTGGTGCCGGTCAACCGATCTTCATGCACTCGAATCCCAATCACCTGTATCAGATGCTGTATGGCAGTATCGCGACCGGCGATATCCGACTTCAGCACGAGGCCCGCTCGAACGTTTTCAACCAGATCGAAGGCCTGGCCGCCGCAAAGGGCGAGTCGCTTCCCACGGTCGACGGTCAGCGTTACCAGCAGTTCGTCAACGGATTCCAGGATATCAACGGCCTGCGCGAACGTCTCGACACGGTTTCCGACCATCTGAAGAAGTTCGCGCCTGAGGTTGACGAGCGCTATACCAATCCCGAATTCGAAACCGATTGGCATGACGTCTTGTTGGACCTGGGAATCTCGGCGCTCACCTCAGGCATCACGAACACGTTGACGATCGGTTCTGGCCGGGGGGAAATCTTCGGCGCTTGGAAGGGACTGGGGATTGAGCAGCAAGGGCATAACCTCGGGCACATGAAGCAGCCTGACAATCCGATTTGGATCAAGATCCGCCAGTATAACAGTCGGATGTTGGTGAAAATCGTCGAGTCGTTGGAAAGCGTGCCCGAAGGCAGTGGCACCATGATGGACAATACGTTGATCGTCTACACCAGCAACAATGCCGACAGTCAGCACACCCGCGGTGATAACTGGCCGGTCATGTTGCTGGGCAATTTTGACGGTGCGTTCAAGACCGGTTGCTTCACCCAGATAGACGGTAATCGTCCCATCAACGCGCTCTATACCACGCTACTGCGAGCAGCAGGCGTTACGTGTGATCGCTTCAACATGGATGGAAAGCTGGCCAAGAAGTTTGATTCCGGTAACGGCCCGCTCAAGGAACTGCTGGCATGA
- a CDS encoding DUF1588 domain-containing protein produces MSKFAYAGAALLWCGLFAVASAETYTPGQRIEKDFRGFVKPLLATYCGDCHGEKDPEANEGNFSLYDLGAVDAVNADAWTSVWAQVTLKQMPPKDMLQLEVVERLQLSDWIVQELARVLKDKGGFQAHLDPEKGNFVDHDLLFGPLPNDIQLRPTSSPARIWRVTPQEHITRLNELINSEPKFDPAKPGLRTHGDAVPTNHGGELKLYFGVDRIIKWQGGTVAYATAVKSVPAVLSSSRDHGLKNYPHFSTVNSAEATQIISIAEDVIRYMAYGPLSIAEPYQITDDPNSIRDKMQGDLRGLPTSLVYNTKIVRPLTPVYDLMKNEGADEVSVRAAVDYLFEALTFRPPTPQESDAYLEIVQQSIGKLGKEDGAVLGLSSIFLDRDALFRTELAAGSEPDQYGRVMLRDWELGLAVNHAFSYIPPDEPLCKAIVEGRMRTRADVKREVERILADDSIRKPRILQFFRDYFDYDLGGYICKDTKALADTGVAGGQGYYLSMFDATASTDRLVELILEEDKDVLKQLLTTDKVIATKSDNTFFGERLSRQETAKSIAEAKKRHDAEIEAWREANPGKEPPKSLINKRDDVNHKVAEAQLSGEKIYARVGRRSFGAGSMKPERILATVTEGQRLGILTHPSWLVSHSDAMDNHAIRRGRWVYERLLGGGIPDVPITVDAMLPDEPHNTLRERMRVTQESYCWTCHQKMDPLGLPFEMYNHAGLFRKTELEKPVDTSGEIIDSGDPELDGKVADAIEMIKKIADSERAEQVFVRHAFRFWMGRNETLNDRPVLQDAYRAYKENGGSMKAMLTSLLTSDAFLYRSDIDLDASHSN; encoded by the coding sequence ATGAGCAAGTTCGCTTACGCTGGTGCCGCGCTTCTTTGGTGCGGCCTGTTTGCGGTAGCTAGCGCCGAGACTTATACGCCTGGTCAACGCATTGAAAAAGACTTTCGCGGCTTTGTCAAGCCGCTTCTGGCCACGTACTGTGGGGACTGTCACGGAGAGAAAGATCCCGAGGCAAACGAAGGCAATTTTTCGCTATATGATCTAGGTGCTGTCGATGCTGTGAACGCTGACGCCTGGACTTCGGTTTGGGCACAGGTCACCTTGAAGCAGATGCCTCCCAAGGACATGCTCCAGTTGGAAGTTGTCGAGCGTCTTCAACTCTCGGACTGGATCGTCCAGGAGCTTGCTCGCGTCTTGAAGGATAAGGGAGGCTTCCAGGCACACCTCGACCCAGAAAAGGGTAACTTTGTTGATCATGATCTGCTATTTGGCCCTTTGCCGAATGACATTCAACTGCGTCCTACTTCGTCGCCAGCTCGCATCTGGCGAGTGACGCCTCAAGAGCACATCACGCGGCTAAACGAATTAATCAACAGTGAGCCCAAGTTTGATCCGGCTAAGCCTGGTCTGCGAACGCATGGGGACGCGGTACCCACCAACCACGGTGGAGAATTGAAGCTTTACTTCGGTGTCGATCGCATCATCAAGTGGCAAGGTGGTACGGTTGCCTACGCCACGGCGGTCAAGAGCGTTCCAGCCGTGCTTTCCTCGTCGCGAGATCACGGGCTAAAGAACTACCCTCACTTTTCTACGGTAAACAGCGCCGAAGCCACCCAGATCATCAGCATCGCCGAAGACGTCATACGCTACATGGCTTACGGCCCGCTGAGTATCGCCGAGCCGTACCAAATCACTGACGATCCGAATTCCATTCGAGATAAGATGCAGGGGGACCTTCGCGGCCTGCCTACTTCGCTGGTGTACAACACCAAGATCGTGCGTCCCCTGACGCCGGTCTATGATCTGATGAAAAACGAGGGGGCCGACGAAGTAAGCGTGCGAGCGGCCGTCGATTATCTTTTCGAGGCACTCACCTTTCGTCCTCCCACGCCACAGGAGTCGGATGCTTATCTGGAGATCGTTCAACAATCGATCGGCAAACTTGGGAAGGAAGATGGAGCCGTCCTTGGACTATCGTCAATCTTTCTCGATCGCGACGCATTGTTTCGGACCGAACTTGCCGCGGGTAGCGAGCCAGACCAATACGGCCGCGTGATGCTCAGAGATTGGGAGCTAGGTTTAGCCGTCAATCATGCGTTCAGCTATATCCCACCAGATGAACCGCTGTGCAAGGCAATTGTCGAAGGTCGGATGCGTACCCGAGCCGACGTGAAGCGTGAAGTCGAGCGGATTTTGGCCGACGACAGCATCCGGAAGCCCCGCATTTTGCAGTTCTTTCGTGACTACTTCGACTACGACCTGGGTGGCTATATCTGTAAAGACACCAAAGCCCTGGCCGACACCGGAGTAGCTGGGGGGCAGGGGTACTATCTTTCCATGTTCGATGCGACGGCAAGTACCGATCGCCTGGTCGAATTGATTTTGGAAGAAGACAAGGATGTCCTGAAGCAATTGTTGACCACGGATAAGGTGATTGCTACCAAGAGTGATAACACGTTTTTCGGAGAGAGACTCAGCCGGCAGGAAACAGCCAAGTCGATTGCCGAAGCAAAGAAGAGGCACGACGCCGAAATCGAAGCCTGGCGGGAAGCCAATCCTGGAAAAGAGCCTCCCAAGTCACTGATTAACAAGCGGGATGACGTGAATCACAAGGTTGCCGAGGCGCAGCTTTCAGGCGAGAAAATTTACGCCCGGGTGGGCCGACGAAGCTTTGGCGCAGGATCGATGAAGCCAGAGCGTATCCTCGCCACCGTGACAGAAGGGCAACGACTTGGCATTTTGACGCACCCTAGCTGGCTCGTGTCGCATTCGGATGCCATGGACAATCATGCCATTCGCCGTGGCCGATGGGTTTACGAACGGCTGCTGGGTGGCGGAATTCCAGATGTGCCCATCACGGTCGATGCGATGCTGCCGGATGAGCCTCACAACACACTACGTGAGAGGATGAGAGTAACCCAAGAGTCGTATTGCTGGACGTGCCATCAAAAGATGGACCCGCTCGGGTTGCCATTTGAAATGTATAACCATGCCGGACTCTTTCGCAAGACAGAGCTTGAGAAGCCGGTCGATACCTCAGGCGAGATCATCGATTCCGGCGATCCTGAGCTAGACGGTAAGGTTGCCGATGCGATCGAGATGATCAAGAAAATCGCCGATAGCGAACGTGCCGAACAGGTCTTCGTCCGCCATGCCTTCCGGTTTTGGATGGGGCGCAACGAGACCCTGAACGACCGGCCTGTACTTCAGGATGCCTATCGCGCCTACAAGGAAAACGGGGGGAGCATGAAAGCAATGTTGACGTCGCTGCTCACTTCGGACGCGTTTCTTTACCGCAGCGATATTGATCTCGATGCGAGCCACAGCAATTAG